The Cylindrospermum stagnale PCC 7417 genome segment TAGTTGGCGTTGGTGTTGTGGGTCAGCAAACTAAACCAGTGCTGAGTAACCAAATCGAAAAATTCCCTTCATTTACGGCGCAAACTATCGATGCTCCCACTTCAACGAAAACTCCCCTTTTATCGCGACTCAGAGAAGTTCGAGAACAAAGAAGTCAAACCCAGAGTGCTGCTTTTGAAAGTAAAAATTTAGAGAAGCTTGATCAGCCCAAACTAGCAAATTCAACTATTGTTCGCTCTAAACTAGTATCTTCTGCCAGCTTATCGAAGAATGTGGAAACAGTAGCTACAGCTACAAAAGAACTAGGAGTATTACCAACAGTAAATTTCCCCAAAAAAGATGGGATTTATCTTTATGGTCAATCCACACAACCAAACCAGCCTGGTGAAGGCTATATTGTCTTTCAGAAGCAACAATCTAGGGTGATGGGTGCGTTGTATACGCCCAATTCTGAGTTTAGTTGTTTTCAGGGTACAGTCGGCCAGTCAGGAGAGTTAGCGATGACGGTGACTGCTTCACCTGGTGAAGGTAGCACGACTCAAGTATCAACAACCAGTAAAATCCCAAAAGTTAGCGATGATGAGTCATTCACTTATGCCTACTCGGTAGAACTGCAAGACTATAATCGGCTAAATTCTCTCAGTGCTAACGATCGCCGAATCTTGCGGATCTGCAATCAAGTTTCAAATGGTTCCTACAGCAAGCTAGTCAACTAAAGACATTGCTTAATACTCAATTCCCGGTTGTGCTTTCACGCCTTGATCGCGGAAAGGATGCTTAACCAGGGTCATTTCTGTTACTAGGTCTGCTCGCTCAATTAAAGCTGGTGGTGCGCCTCTACCGGTGAGAATAACGTGTTTATCTGGTGGTTTTTGTGCTAGACCTGCTAAAACTTGCTCAACTTGTAAATAACCCATTTTGAGAGCAATATTGATTTCATCTAACAGCACCAGTTTGAAGTCTGGGTTGCGGATGTATTCTAAGGATTTGTCCCAAGCGGCGCTGGCTTTGTCGAGATCGCGATCGCGATCTTGGGTTTCCCAGGTGAAGCCTTCACCCATCGCGTGGAACTCTAACTGGTCTTGCCAATGGTCGAAAACCCGCTTCTCTGAAGGTTCCCAGCCACCTTTGATGTATTGAACGATCGCTACTTTGTAACCATGACCAAGCGATCGCAACACCATCCCCAAAGCCGCAGTCGTTTTCCCCTTACCGTTACCAGTATTGACAATAATTAACCCTTTTTCTGGTACAGCTTGAGCTATGCGCTGATCCTGCACTTCCTTGCGGCGCTGCATCTTTTTGCGGTACTGGTCATCATTGAGAGATGATGAGGACATTACCTCGTCAATCAAGCGTGTAATTTCTTTATCTGAATTTAATTCTTCTGGTGTATCGCTTTTCATTAACCTTGGTTAGAAATAATTGTTACTAATAAGAAAACGTCTTAATATGATGTTGTTTATCAGATTTAACTGAAATGGCATTCAAAGATATATACATTAAGATTACACAATAAAATCTTAAGACAATGTTAGCTTTTTTGGATTCTTAGATAAGTACATAAAACTCTAGCATATACCAACTAAATTAACTTGAGATTATTGCTATTTTAAATAAATTAATAGCTTTATTAAAGCATTTTAGTAAAAAAAAATTGTCATTTACTCTAACTAAGGAAGTGAGGACAGATCCACCATGATTGAAATTATCGAAGGTGATATTACGCAGCTAGCAGTAGATGCGATCGTCAATGCAGCGAATGAAGAACTGATGACTGGTGGGGGTGTGTGCGGTGCAATTCACCGTGCCGCTGGGCCAGGTCTTTGGGAAGAATGTCGGCAGATTAGAGGCTGTGAACCTGGTGCAGCCAAGATTACCAAAGGCTATAACCTGCCTGCTAAATGGGTAATTCACACCGTTGGCCCAGTGTGGTCAGGTGGAAATTACGACGAAGATGAGGTGTTAGCCAGTTGTTACCGTCATAGTTTGGCTTTAGCAAACGAATACCAAATTAAAACTATTGCTTTCCCAGCCATTAGCACAGGCGCTTATGGTTTTCCGATGGTACGCGCTAGCAAAATTGCAGTCACTGAAGTTAACAAGTTTTTACACAGCCATAACTTACCAGAACAAGTTATTTTCGTTTGTTTTGGAAAAAGTGCCTATGATTCATACTTAGATGTTATGAAAGAATCGGCTGAAATCTAGATAACATTAGATGCGGCGTGTTTACTCTATGGGAGCTACCAAAAATGTCAAAACAGCAGGGTCAAAAAATCACACCCACACCTATGCCAACCGATATCGGGGTGGTTGATTTAATTGATAATTACTTCACCGCTTACAACTCGGCGCGGCTGCGGGAAATCTGTAAACTGCTGAGTCAGGAAATGCTAACAGAAGGTGTCACTGTGGGAGTTAGTCTTTCCGGTGCTTTGACACCAGCAGGATTTGGGGTTTCTGCCCTTGCGCCCTTAATTCGCAACGGCTTTATTGATTGGATGATTAGTACTGGTGCAAATCTTTATCATGATATGCACTTTGGGTTGGGTTTTGAACTCTTTACTGGTAATCCATTTTTGGATGATGTGAAACTGCGCCAAGAAGGCACCATCCGGATTTATGACATTATCTTTAGCTACGAAGTGCTGTTGGAAACCGATGCTTTCATCCGCAAAATTCTTCAAGGGGAAGCATTTCAGAAGCGGATGGGAACCGCTGAGTTTCACTATCTGCTGGGTAAGTATGTGCGGGAAGTAGAAAAGCAATTGGGGGTGCAACATTCTTGTTTACTAGCCACAGCTTACGAGTATGGCGTACCGATTTACACTTCTTCTCCAGGAGATAGTTCGATTGGGATGAACGTGGCTGCATTGGCGTTGGAAGGTTCCCAGTTGGTGATAGATCCGTCAATTGATGTGAATGAAACAGCTGCGATCGCCTACGGTGCGCGAGAATCTGAAGGTAAAAGCGCAGCAGTCATTATTGGTGGTGGCAGTCCCAAAAACTTTTTGCTACAAACGCAACCGCAAATTCACGAGGTGCTGGGGCTAGAAGAACGGGGACACGATTACTTTATCCAGTTTACTGATGCGCGTCCTGATACCGGCGGTTTATCAGGGGCAACTCCTGCGGAAGCTGTCAGTTGGGGTAAAATTGATCCACTGGAGTTACCCAACACGATTGTTTGTTACACCGATAGCACAATCGCTTTACCACTGGTGACAGCTTACGTGATGAATCAGTGTCAGCCTCGTCCCCTAAAGCGGCTGTACGACCAGCGAGAAGCATTGTATGACAAACTACAAAAAGATTATCTAGCGGCTAAAGACAAGCCATCTGTAGCTGATGGTAAATCAGAGGAAGTAGCGACTTATCCCTGCGGTACACCTGTTAAGAGGTAATAGCCAGTCCGTTTAATTTCTGAGAAGAACCCCACCCCCGCAAAGCTACGCTTTACGTCCCCTCCCCGCTGGCGAGGAGGGGGTGTACACACAAGTTATCCGATTACCCAAAAATCTTGAAAAACCTCAAAGAGTCCTGACGGACATCCCTCTCCTTGCAAAGGAGAGGGACAGGTTATGCGTAGCAGAACCAGGGTGAGGTAATTGCAAGCTGGAATTGCTTAAATATTGCCGTCTCAACTGCACAGGGCTACGATGTAATCTTAAGTACCTGAGGAGTCAAACCCTGTGCCAGTTATCAAAATTCGGGAAGAACGGCAAACAGAGAAAGGGTTTGAGGCAGTTTTGCAATTTGACAGCGGAGAATACCCAATTACAATTACTGACCCCTTCACCTCCCAGGAAGAAAAACAATTAGAGTGGTATTTTGAAGACTGGGTGACGTTTCCCTTTAGTGACATTAGCATTGCAGAAAGGGCAGCAGCCAGCGTTAAAACCTACGGGGAAAGGCTGTTTGAGCAAGTTTTCAAGAAAGATTTCAACGCTTACGGACAATATCAACAACTGCGGGGAAATCTCAGTCAGGTACAAATAGAAATT includes the following:
- the cobO gene encoding cob(I)yrinic acid a,c-diamide adenosyltransferase, producing the protein MKSDTPEELNSDKEITRLIDEVMSSSSLNDDQYRKKMQRRKEVQDQRIAQAVPEKGLIIVNTGNGKGKTTAALGMVLRSLGHGYKVAIVQYIKGGWEPSEKRVFDHWQDQLEFHAMGEGFTWETQDRDRDLDKASAAWDKSLEYIRNPDFKLVLLDEINIALKMGYLQVEQVLAGLAQKPPDKHVILTGRGAPPALIERADLVTEMTLVKHPFRDQGVKAQPGIEY
- a CDS encoding homospermidine biosynthesis protein — encoded protein: MSKQQGQKITPTPMPTDIGVVDLIDNYFTAYNSARLREICKLLSQEMLTEGVTVGVSLSGALTPAGFGVSALAPLIRNGFIDWMISTGANLYHDMHFGLGFELFTGNPFLDDVKLRQEGTIRIYDIIFSYEVLLETDAFIRKILQGEAFQKRMGTAEFHYLLGKYVREVEKQLGVQHSCLLATAYEYGVPIYTSSPGDSSIGMNVAALALEGSQLVIDPSIDVNETAAIAYGARESEGKSAAVIIGGGSPKNFLLQTQPQIHEVLGLEERGHDYFIQFTDARPDTGGLSGATPAEAVSWGKIDPLELPNTIVCYTDSTIALPLVTAYVMNQCQPRPLKRLYDQREALYDKLQKDYLAAKDKPSVADGKSEEVATYPCGTPVKR
- a CDS encoding O-acetyl-ADP-ribose deacetylase, translating into MIEIIEGDITQLAVDAIVNAANEELMTGGGVCGAIHRAAGPGLWEECRQIRGCEPGAAKITKGYNLPAKWVIHTVGPVWSGGNYDEDEVLASCYRHSLALANEYQIKTIAFPAISTGAYGFPMVRASKIAVTEVNKFLHSHNLPEQVIFVCFGKSAYDSYLDVMKESAEI